One genomic region from Blattabacterium cuenoti encodes:
- a CDS encoding UvrD-helicase domain-containing protein — translation MMLVPSTLKIYNASAGSGKTFFLVKNYLYVLLKSPNPDEFRRVLALTFTKKASEEMKKRILQCLKEFSNQVVKKEYSSLFHHLVKDLKLTKHQLYERSKRILSSILHDFYSFSKNTSTIDKFTYNIIRSFISNREVTLEMDPKRFLLKIVENLLYRLKNSEEWSNILVQFSLEKLKKGKNWDVRKELFKIAHLMLEENNFFPIKKIKSYSLEDLIQLKNTLIKRTKKFEKECERQGEKFFLFLRKTSIQKNSFIHSDLPRLFQKLQMRNIFFNPFNERLEKYIQKRVFYKCAVQINQKILIEKNKDKILSLYEETKSIYKKNVSYYLLDKFFLKNISILSIIHEVEKEFHFIKNEKKILLNAELNKILYEKITQGTFPKIYERIGMQYKYYFIDEFQDISFLQWNNIRILVENALSENGSAMIVGDPKQSIYRWRGGDSEQFINIVNSKSKNYKKELKTLETNFRSYEEIVRFNNLLYQSISKIFHSTIYRNIYQDSKQKIFKKSGGYVEINFISSLENENYKEYIYFKIKNKIKKLLKQKYVLSDIAILVRNNQEGYFLSEKLVEDGINVNTSVSLLIKNHLEIQIIINFFYILANPHCYQKRVTLIFLLLKNKFIRTKKKDHDFIMKILFYPLDLFLKKILSKNSLTLDKLYNKSIYNISEDIIEAFGLLNKQNTASIYSFLDFVYRSIKSVGNSIIDFLDYWESKKEKESIIISDHRNAIRVMTIHKSKGLQFPVVLLPFTDWNVDSKNQEGIWMDVSPHLYHGLNAVYLEIGPYFKHIKHDENIRNLYEDYLSNTVFDNINLLYVATTRSIEQLILFSKLENEKSVSFYIKNFLREKKIWDEKKYKYFFGKEEKNY, via the coding sequence ATGATGCTTGTTCCATCTACATTAAAGATATACAACGCTTCAGCCGGTTCTGGAAAAACCTTTTTTTTAGTCAAAAACTATCTCTATGTTCTATTAAAAAGTCCTAATCCTGATGAATTTAGAAGAGTTTTAGCTTTGACTTTTACTAAAAAAGCTTCTGAAGAAATGAAAAAACGTATTCTACAATGTCTTAAAGAATTTTCAAATCAAGTAGTGAAAAAAGAATATTCTTCTTTATTTCATCATCTTGTAAAAGATTTGAAATTAACAAAACATCAATTGTATGAACGTTCTAAAAGAATATTATCTTCTATTTTGCATGATTTTTATTCTTTTTCCAAAAATACAAGTACAATAGATAAATTCACTTATAATATTATAAGATCTTTTATTTCAAATCGAGAAGTCACCTTAGAAATGGATCCCAAAAGGTTTTTATTGAAAATTGTAGAAAATCTACTATATAGATTAAAAAATTCAGAAGAATGGTCAAATATTTTGGTTCAATTTTCCTTGGAAAAATTAAAAAAAGGAAAAAACTGGGACGTCAGAAAAGAACTATTTAAAATAGCTCATCTTATGTTGGAAGAAAATAATTTTTTTCCTATAAAAAAAATTAAAAGTTATTCTTTAGAAGATTTAATTCAATTGAAAAATACTTTGATAAAAAGAACTAAAAAATTTGAAAAAGAGTGCGAAAGACAAGGAGAAAAATTTTTTCTATTTTTAAGAAAAACTTCTATTCAAAAAAATTCATTTATTCATTCAGATTTACCAAGACTTTTTCAAAAACTACAAATGAGGAATATATTTTTTAATCCTTTTAATGAACGTCTTGAAAAATATATTCAAAAAAGAGTATTTTACAAATGTGCTGTACAAATAAATCAAAAAATATTGATAGAAAAAAATAAAGATAAAATACTTTCATTATATGAAGAGACAAAATCTATATACAAAAAAAATGTATCATATTATCTTTTAGATAAATTTTTTTTAAAAAACATTAGTATTCTATCAATAATACATGAAGTAGAAAAAGAATTTCATTTCATAAAAAATGAAAAAAAAATTCTTCTAAATGCAGAATTGAACAAAATTCTTTATGAAAAAATTACTCAAGGAACATTCCCTAAAATCTATGAAAGAATTGGAATGCAATATAAATATTATTTTATAGATGAGTTTCAAGATATTTCATTTTTACAATGGAACAATATTAGAATTTTAGTTGAAAATGCATTATCTGAAAATGGATCAGCTATGATAGTAGGAGATCCTAAACAATCTATATATAGATGGAGGGGAGGAGATTCCGAACAGTTCATAAATATAGTTAATTCTAAATCAAAAAATTACAAAAAAGAATTAAAAACTTTAGAAACAAATTTTCGTAGCTATGAAGAAATTGTTAGATTTAATAATTTACTTTATCAATCCATATCTAAAATTTTTCATTCGACTATTTATCGAAATATATATCAAGATTCTAAACAAAAGATATTTAAAAAATCTGGAGGATATGTAGAAATAAATTTCATTAGTAGTTTAGAAAACGAAAATTACAAAGAATATATTTATTTTAAAATAAAAAATAAAATAAAAAAATTATTGAAACAGAAATATGTTTTATCAGACATTGCAATATTAGTTAGAAATAATCAAGAAGGCTATTTTTTATCTGAAAAACTTGTTGAAGATGGGATTAATGTAAATACTTCTGTTTCTCTGCTAATAAAAAATCATTTGGAAATACAAATAATCATAAATTTTTTTTATATCCTAGCTAATCCCCATTGTTATCAAAAAAGAGTTACTCTAATTTTTTTGTTATTAAAAAATAAATTTATTCGTACTAAAAAAAAAGATCATGATTTTATTATGAAAATTCTTTTTTACCCACTGGATCTATTTTTAAAAAAAATTCTATCAAAAAATTCATTAACATTAGATAAATTATACAATAAATCCATATACAATATATCAGAAGATATAATTGAAGCTTTTGGATTATTGAATAAACAGAACACTGCATCTATCTATTCTTTTTTGGACTTTGTTTATAGATCTATAAAAAGTGTAGGAAATTCTATTATAGATTTCCTAGATTACTGGGAATCTAAAAAGGAAAAAGAAAGCATTATTATTTCTGATCATAGAAATGCTATTCGTGTTATGACTATTCATAAATCTAAAGGGTTGCAATTTCCTGTAGTTCTTCTTCCTTTTACTGATTGGAATGTTGATTCTAAAAATCAAGAAGGAATATGGATGGATGTAAGTCCTCATTTATATCATGGATTGAACGCTGTTTATTTGGAAATCGGACCATATTTCAAACATATAAAACATGATGAAAATATCCGTAATCTTTATGAAGATTACTTATCAAATACAGTATTTGATAATATCAATCTATTATACGTAGCTACTACCCGTTCTATAGAACAATTGATTTTGTTTTCAAAACTAGAAAATGAAAAATCCGTATCATTTTACATTAAAAATTTTCTTCGTGAAAAGAAAATATGGGATGAAAAAAAATATAAGTATTTTTTTGGAAAAGAAGAAAAAAATTATTGA